AAGATAAGCCGCGATGAGATAACTTTTGACATAAACCACTCAAACGAATACGCAAGGCTCAATATAAACGCCAAAGATCAAAGAGGGTTAATGGCATACGTGATGAGTGTATTTGGCAAAATGAACTTTAAGATCACAAGCGCAAAGGTGCAAACTATCAAAAATCGCACACGCAACCTTTTCCTAATAGAAAAAAACGATGAGCTGTGTTATAATGCCGAAAAAATTTTAAAACTATTAATAAGCGAGTAAAATATGTGTGGAATAGTAGGATATATCGGAAAAGACGAAAAAAGAAATATAATCATAGACGGACTTAGAGAGCTTGAATACCGCGGATATGATAGCGCGGGTATGGCTGTCATGAGCCAGGATGAGATAAGCTATTTTAAGGCTGTTGGCAAGCTTGATAATCTAGCCGACAAGACCAAAGATTTTAGCTCAAGCGGTCTTGGTGTAGCTATAGGTCACACAAGATGGGCTACACATGGCAAACCAACCGAGATCAACGCTCACCCGCACCTTGGCGAGCACTCTTTTGTTGTTCATAACGGCATTATTGAAAATTACAAAGAGTTAAAAGAAGAGCTTGAGGGCAAAGGCGTAAAATTTCTAAGTCAAACGGATACCGAGGTCATAGTTCATCTTTTTGAAGAGAACTTAAAACATATAAAAGATCCTTTTAAAGCCTATGAAGCAACGATCGCAAGACTTCACGGAGCTTACGCCACGCTACTTATAACCAAAACAGCGCCAAATAAAATTTTCTTTGCCAAAGTTGCTGCACCTCTTGCCATCGGCAAAAACGATAAAAACGAAATTTACTTTGCCTCTTCGGATGCTCCGTTAATCGGCGTTGCAAAAGAGGTTTCATATCTTGATGATAAAGCTTACGGCGTAGTAGGTATAGATAGTATTGAAATTTACAAAGATGGAAAAAAGATAACTCCACACTTTTCAACACTACCAAAAGATAGAAGTTATGCCCAAAAAGAGGGTTATAGATTTTTCATGGAAAAGGAAATTTACGAGCAAAATACCGTTATTTCCGAAGCCATAATGGGACGCGTTAAAAACGGTAAAATTTGTCTTGAAAATTTAACCGATGAATATCTAAAAAATATCGACGACATCGTGCTTTGCGCTTGTGGCACAAGCTATCATGCGGCACTTACCGCAAGCTATCTTTTTGAGCGTTTAGCAGACGTTAGGGTTAAGGTCGAATTTGCCAGCGAATTTAGATACCGCAAGCCTAAGCTTAACACAAATTCTCTATTTATCGTTATCTCTCAAAGCGGCGAAACAGCCGACACACTTGAAGCTTTAAAGATCGCAAAAGAGGCTGGACTTAAAACCTTAGCGATATGTAATGTTAATAACTCGTCTATCGTGCGTCTTGCCGACACAACTCTTCTAACTAGAGCCGGCATAGAAAAAGGCGTGGCTAGCACAAAGGCGTTCGCAACACAGATCGTTTTACTTTGGATGCTTGTTTTGCAAATGGCAAGCGCAAAAAAAAGCATAAGCCAAAGCGAGCTTGATACTGAAATTTCAGCCTTACTTCATATACCTCAAATTTTAAATATCGACAATAGCTTGCAAGAGCGTATTCACCGTCTTGCAAAACATTATCTGCATGGACATGGATTTTTCTTTATCGGAAGAGATATATTCTATCCGCTAGCTCTTGAAGGGGCATTAAAACTAAAAGAAATTTCATATCTACACGCGGAGGGTTATCCTGCAGGAGAGATGAAACATGGCCCTATAGCACTTGCCGATGATAGGCTATTTACTATCGCACTAATGCCTCAAACAACGCTTTATGAAAAGACAAAAAGCAATGTTGAAGAGCTTGCAGCAAGGGATGCCTACATACTAGCCATAAGCCCAAATGAGTTTGAGCTAAGCGATGATTTTATAAAAACAAGCAAGCAAGAACACCCTATGAGCGAGTTTTTTGAAATGATGATAATACTTCAAATTTTTGCTCTTGAAATTTCAATAAGACTTGGCAACAACGTAGACATGCCAAGAAACCTAGCAAAAAGCGTAACCGTAGAATAACTTCATATCTTGCCTGACCACAGATCAAAGCGATAAAAAACGCTTTGGTTTTAGTCAGGGCAGACTCTAAATTTTAAAACTAACCTAAAATTTCGACCAAGCGAGACCTTGTCTCCTCACCCCATTCGCTTGCACTTATCACGCCATCAACATCGCAAAGCTTTGCTTCATTTACCATGCAGTATTCGCTAAGCGCATTTTTGTATCCGCCTCTTATACAAGCCTCTTTACCGATTAAAAATCCGGCTCCGCCAAATACCAATGCTCCAAGGTCAAAACACATCTTTATTCTAGCGCTAGAGCCACTCCTGACCCATGATAAAAAAATTTCATCATACCTTAGACTAAGTGCTCCGATACCGTCAGGAACAACCATCATATCTATACCATAAAGACTTTCTCCATAAATTTCAGGATGAAGCCTTATCCCGCTTTCATCGATAATCTCGGCTTTAAAAGCATAAGTTTTTACACTTATTTTTTCAAAAGTGCGTAAAAAACTATGTATCTGAGCAAAATTTAGCAAATTTACCTTGTCATATAACAAAATACCAACTTTCATCTCTATCCTTTATCAAAAATCTCAGCTAAATTTTAATGAAGCGCCTCATTTAACTTTATTGCTCTTTTACTTGCACTAGCGGTGATTTGTCCTGTTTGACTATTCTGACGGAAGTGAAGTCCACTTACTCCAGATAGCTCAAGACCTTTATAAATTTCTTTTTCAAATTTAAACTCAGGATTTATCAGGGCTAATTTACCGCGCTCTTCCTTGCTTATATACACTTTCGTTCCTTCAAGCACAGCTATGCCTGCGTCTACAATGCACTTATCTCCAAGAGGTATGCCGGTAACCGAATTTGCACCAAGCAAGCAGTTTTTACCGATACTTACTGGATTGCCATTTGTTCCGCTTAAGACGCCAAGTATGCTAGCTCCTCCACCGATATCGCTTCCCTCGCCAACCACCACCGAACTACTTACACGCCCTTCTATCATCACGCTTCCTGTAGTTCCCGCGTTAAAATTCACATACGCAGCTCCAGGCATAACGGTTGTTCCTGCGCTTATTAAAGCACCCATCCTAACCTTTGCACTATCAAGGATTCTCGTGTTATCACAAGGTATGATATGACTTAAATATCTTGGAAATTTATCTACGCTAACTATTGTAGGATACTCACCGTTCATCTTTAAATTTACCTCGTTTTGACGTAACCATTCAAGCTCGATCGGTTTGCTGTTTGCATCCCAAGCGACATTTGGCAGCACACCAAATGCTCCATCAAGCACAAGACTTCTAAGTGGCGCTTTTTGTAAACTAAGCAGATAAAGTTTAAGGTAAACAACCTCTACACTTAACGGTTTTGTATCTTCAAATATAAAAACAACACGAAATTTACCAACATTTTTTTGCTCTTCAAGAGCGTGTTTTACATTATAAACCACCTCAACATTTTTATGTGTTTGCATCTCATCTTTAAACACACCAAGAAGTTTCCATGCTTTTTTTGCTGCTCTTTGGCTAAATTCCGCCACAAATTCACTGCCATTAAAATCAACACTTATCCCATCTTCGCTCAAAGCCCAGATAATAGCTGCCGCACTTAAAAAATTTTCCTTAAAACTTACGGCCGCATAGCTTGCTTGCAAGATCTTATCTTGATCTAGCTGGCCTTTATCGACCCTTGCGATACCAAAAGCGATCGGGTCTTTATAGCCTTCGCTTGCTCTTAGGGTTTCGCAAAATTCTTTAAATTCATTGGCTGTTTTTATTTCGATTTTTGACATTTTTGCTTCCTGATTTTTTAAAAGAGTTTAGCAAATTTTGTATAAAAGATTGATGATTGAAAAATGAGAGTAAAATTTAAATTTATATGAAAGAAAAATGGTAACAAAATTCTAAGTCAAGCAAATCCGGTGTCGACTTAGAATTTTAATTAGCTTAAAAGTATTATTTACTGCAAGCTGACTGTCCATCCATTACAGGCTGTATAGCAGAGTTATCGGCACCGCCGTCATTATTTATCTTTTCTATCTCTTCCCAAAGCTTTTTAGCTGCCTCTTCGTAGCGTTTTGCAGTTATGCTTTCAGACTGATAAAAGCTTATAGGCTTACCGCTATCGCCACCTACACGCACTGCCGGCTCGATAGGAATTTCAGCTAAAATTTGAGTGTTATAATCTTTAGCTATAGCCTCTGTTGTGCCTTTGCCAAAGATATCATACTCTTTACCGTTATCAGGACAGATGAAACCGCTCATGTTTTCTACTATTCCTGCGATTGGGATATGTAGTTTTTCAAACATATCTAGTCCGCGTTTACTATCATCAAGTGCAACAACTTGAGGTGTAGTAACACATACTCCGGCAGTTACAGGCACGCTTTGAGCTAAAGTTAGTTGCGCATCACCGGTTCCTGGAGGCATATCTAAGAATAATATATCAAGCTCGCTCCAAAGCACGTCTTTTAACAGCTGCTCAATCGCTTTCATTATCATAGAACCACGCCAAATTAACGAAGCACCCTCTTCCATCAAAACACCCATGCTCATCATCTCAACACCGTGGCTAAGGATAGGCTTTAGTTTGTTGCCGATAACTTGTGGTTGAGTTTGTGTCTCGCCTAACATTCTAGGGATATTTGGACCGTAAATATCAGCATCTAAAATTCCTACTTTTTTACCAAGTTTAGCCATAGATATAGCTAAATTTAGAGTTGTGGTTGACTTGCCAACGCCGCCTTTACCAGAGCTAACCATGATGAAATTTTTTATCTGAGGCGCTATGTTTTTACCGCTAACAGAGTTGCTTTTCTCATCAGGTATCTTTGGCTGAGCGATACGAATAATCGCCACATGCGGTGTTAAAACACGCTTAATATCCTCTTTTAGCTCTTTTACCATCTCAGGATTTGAGCTTACTATCTCAACATCAACCTCTATCGGATCGCCCTCTTTAACGCTTTTTACAAAGCCAAAATCCACAATACTTTTTTCAAAGCCAGGATATATAACGCCTTTTAGGCGCTTTAAAATTTCCTCTTTATTTAACATTATTTTCCTCCGTTATCTTTCTTGAAATTTTATATGCACAAAATTTTGGACCACACATAGAACAAAAGTGCGCCTCTTTAAACACATCTTGAGGCAAGCTCTCGTCATGCAGCTCTCTTGCCTTATCAGGATCAAGCGCTAGTTCAAACTGCTTGTTCCAGTCAAAATTATATCTAGCATCGCTCATTGCATGATCGCGATCTATCGCTCCTGCTCTACCGCGAGCTATGTCGGCTGCGTGCGCTGCGATCTTATGGGCGATTATACCGTCTCTTACGTCAGTGGCATTTGGCAAGCCAAGATGCTCTTTTGGAGTAACATAACAAAGCATAGCTACACCATAAGATGCCGCCAAAGCCCCACCTATAGCACTTGTGATATGATCATATCCAGCACCTATATCAGTAACAAGTGGACCTAGCACATAAAACGGTGCATTATGACACCACTCTTGCTGAATTTTGACGTTGTATTCGATTTGATTTAACGGCACGTGTCCTGGACCTTCGACCATAACTTGCACGTTTTTATCCCATGCTCTAAGCGTAAGCTCGCCAAGTACCTTTAACTCGCTCAACTGCGCTTCATCAGTTGCATCATACAAGCAGCCTGGACGAAGACTATCTCCTAAAGAAAGAGCAACATCATACTTAGCGCAGATATCTAAAATTTGATCAAATGCCTCATAAAAAGGATTTTCTTTATGGTAGTGCATCATCCAAGTCGCCATAAGGCTTCCACCACGACTTACTATGCCCATTTTACGCTTTGATATAAGCGGCATAAATTTAAGTAAAAACCCGGCGTGTATCGTAAAATAGCTAACACCTTGTTTTGCCTGCCGCTCGATCACTTCAAGCATCGCTTCTATGGTCAAATTTTCTATCTCGCAAACATCATGTATGATCTGATACATCGGAACAGTACCAAGAGGAACGTTGCAATTTTTAATTATCGCCGTTCTTATCTCGTCAAGATCGCCTCCCGTGCTTAAGTCCATAACCGTGTCTGCACCGTATTTTAGACAAATATCAAGCTTTTCAAGCTCGCCGTTTATATCACTAACAAGACTTGAATTGCCGATATTTGCATTTACCTTTGTTTTTGCGTCTATACCGATCGCCATCGGGATTAAATTTGTGTGATTTATATTTGCAGGTATTATCATGCGTCCTTTTGCTACACACTCTCTAACAAAGTCAGGCTCTAAACCCTCAACCTTTGCGACATGGTGCATTTCAGGCGTTATGACACCCTGTTTGGCGTAATACATCTGCGTTGGAGTAGCATCGTTTTTACGCTCTTTTATCCACTCTTTTCTCATGATTTTTCCTAAAATGAAATCGGATAATTTTACTGCATTTTAACTTCTGTTATGCTTTAACATAAATTTATGTCTATCTTTTCAAATTTACAAAGCAAAATTCAAGTTTTATAGATGTATAATATCGTAACATTTTGATGTTTATTTACATAAAATACTCTTTAAAACAACATGCTTTAAAGTTGTTTTATGTTTTATTTTTTGCCTTTTCTCACAAAAATCTTAATAATGTTTCTAAAAGAAACTAAAAATATCAAACAAAAGGCAAAGCAAGGAGATAGATTTGCTAGATATTACACTTATTATGCTTGGAGCCGGGGATTCTACGCGTTTTGGACTACCGGTAAAAAAACAATGGCTAAGAGTAGGTTCTGATCCGCTTTGGCTAGTGGCAACTAAAAATTTGAGTGGTTTTTACTCATTTAAAGATGTTATAGTTGTTAGTAAAGAGAGTGAGTATATGTCCTCTTTCGCGCCAAATTATAAATTTATAAATGGTGGACAAACTCGCCAAGAAAGCCTAAAAAACGCACTTTCACTAGTAAAAAGCGAATTTGTTTTAGTAAGCGATATAGCACGCCCGATGATACCAAAAGAGCTTTTTAATAAAATCATAGAAGGCGCGAAGCAAGCAGACTGCGTAGTTCCTGCACTTAAGATCGCAGACACTGCCTATCTTGGCGAAGAGGCTATCGATAGAGAGAGAGTAAAACTTATACAAACCCCTCAACTTTCACGCACAAATTTACTAAAACAAGCGCTTGAAACAGATGTTACCTATACAGACGATAGCTCTGCTATAAGAGCGGTCGGCGGGTCTGTTTGGCATATTTTAGGAGATGAAAGAGCTAGAAAAATAACCACAAAAGAGGATCTTTCACGGCTTAACCTTGTCTCTCCTAGCCTTGAACAATTTGTCGGCACGGGATTTGACGTGCATGAGTTTGCAAAGGGCAGAGAGCTCTGGCTGTGCGGGGAAAAGCTTGAATTTGAACTAGGATTAAAGGCTCACAGCGACGGAGATGTAGCGCTTCATGCTTTAACAGATGCGATCTTGGGAGCTGCAGGGCTTGGCGACATAGGAGAGCTTTTTCCTGATACGGACGCAAATTTTAAAGACATAAGTTCGATGTTTTTGCTAAAAGAGGCTTATAAAAAAGTCCAAAGCGTTGGTTTTGAGCTTGTAAATGCAGACATAACGATAATGGCTGAAAAACCAAAAATTTCTAAATTTAAAAGAAAAATGGCGGAAAATATCGCGGTCGCTTTGAATTTAACACCAAATCGCATAAACGTAAAAGCAACTACCACCGAAAAACTTGGCTTTGTTGGACGTGGTGAAGGCATAGCCGTTATAGCAAGTGCGAGTTTAAAATATTATGACTGGACAAAAATATGAAAATTTTAATAGTAGAAAATGAAATTTACCTAGCAGGCTCTATCGCAAGTAAATTAGCTGACTTGGG
This is a stretch of genomic DNA from Campylobacter sp. RM6914. It encodes these proteins:
- the glmS gene encoding glutamine--fructose-6-phosphate transaminase (isomerizing); translated protein: MCGIVGYIGKDEKRNIIIDGLRELEYRGYDSAGMAVMSQDEISYFKAVGKLDNLADKTKDFSSSGLGVAIGHTRWATHGKPTEINAHPHLGEHSFVVHNGIIENYKELKEELEGKGVKFLSQTDTEVIVHLFEENLKHIKDPFKAYEATIARLHGAYATLLITKTAPNKIFFAKVAAPLAIGKNDKNEIYFASSDAPLIGVAKEVSYLDDKAYGVVGIDSIEIYKDGKKITPHFSTLPKDRSYAQKEGYRFFMEKEIYEQNTVISEAIMGRVKNGKICLENLTDEYLKNIDDIVLCACGTSYHAALTASYLFERLADVRVKVEFASEFRYRKPKLNTNSLFIVISQSGETADTLEALKIAKEAGLKTLAICNVNNSSIVRLADTTLLTRAGIEKGVASTKAFATQIVLLWMLVLQMASAKKSISQSELDTEISALLHIPQILNIDNSLQERIHRLAKHYLHGHGFFFIGRDIFYPLALEGALKLKEISYLHAEGYPAGEMKHGPIALADDRLFTIALMPQTTLYEKTKSNVEELAARDAYILAISPNEFELSDDFIKTSKQEHPMSEFFEMMIILQIFALEISIRLGNNVDMPRNLAKSVTVE
- a CDS encoding type 1 glutamine amidotransferase family protein, with amino-acid sequence MKVGILLYDKVNLLNFAQIHSFLRTFEKISVKTYAFKAEIIDESGIRLHPEIYGESLYGIDMMVVPDGIGALSLRYDEIFLSWVRSGSSARIKMCFDLGALVFGGAGFLIGKEACIRGGYKNALSEYCMVNEAKLCDVDGVISASEWGEETRSRLVEILG
- a CDS encoding tetrahydrodipicolinate N-succinyltransferase N-terminal domain-containing protein, producing MSKIEIKTANEFKEFCETLRASEGYKDPIAFGIARVDKGQLDQDKILQASYAAVSFKENFLSAAAIIWALSEDGISVDFNGSEFVAEFSQRAAKKAWKLLGVFKDEMQTHKNVEVVYNVKHALEEQKNVGKFRVVFIFEDTKPLSVEVVYLKLYLLSLQKAPLRSLVLDGAFGVLPNVAWDANSKPIELEWLRQNEVNLKMNGEYPTIVSVDKFPRYLSHIIPCDNTRILDSAKVRMGALISAGTTVMPGAAYVNFNAGTTGSVMIEGRVSSSVVVGEGSDIGGGASILGVLSGTNGNPVSIGKNCLLGANSVTGIPLGDKCIVDAGIAVLEGTKVYISKEERGKLALINPEFKFEKEIYKGLELSGVSGLHFRQNSQTGQITASASKRAIKLNEALH
- a CDS encoding Mrp/NBP35 family ATP-binding protein; translation: MLNKEEILKRLKGVIYPGFEKSIVDFGFVKSVKEGDPIEVDVEIVSSNPEMVKELKEDIKRVLTPHVAIIRIAQPKIPDEKSNSVSGKNIAPQIKNFIMVSSGKGGVGKSTTTLNLAISMAKLGKKVGILDADIYGPNIPRMLGETQTQPQVIGNKLKPILSHGVEMMSMGVLMEEGASLIWRGSMIMKAIEQLLKDVLWSELDILFLDMPPGTGDAQLTLAQSVPVTAGVCVTTPQVVALDDSKRGLDMFEKLHIPIAGIVENMSGFICPDNGKEYDIFGKGTTEAIAKDYNTQILAEIPIEPAVRVGGDSGKPISFYQSESITAKRYEEAAKKLWEEIEKINNDGGADNSAIQPVMDGQSACSK
- the thiC gene encoding phosphomethylpyrimidine synthase ThiC, producing the protein MRKEWIKERKNDATPTQMYYAKQGVITPEMHHVAKVEGLEPDFVRECVAKGRMIIPANINHTNLIPMAIGIDAKTKVNANIGNSSLVSDINGELEKLDICLKYGADTVMDLSTGGDLDEIRTAIIKNCNVPLGTVPMYQIIHDVCEIENLTIEAMLEVIERQAKQGVSYFTIHAGFLLKFMPLISKRKMGIVSRGGSLMATWMMHYHKENPFYEAFDQILDICAKYDVALSLGDSLRPGCLYDATDEAQLSELKVLGELTLRAWDKNVQVMVEGPGHVPLNQIEYNVKIQQEWCHNAPFYVLGPLVTDIGAGYDHITSAIGGALAASYGVAMLCYVTPKEHLGLPNATDVRDGIIAHKIAAHAADIARGRAGAIDRDHAMSDARYNFDWNKQFELALDPDKARELHDESLPQDVFKEAHFCSMCGPKFCAYKISRKITEENNVK
- a CDS encoding bifunctional 2-C-methyl-D-erythritol 4-phosphate cytidylyltransferase/2-C-methyl-D-erythritol 2,4-cyclodiphosphate synthase, with amino-acid sequence MLDITLIMLGAGDSTRFGLPVKKQWLRVGSDPLWLVATKNLSGFYSFKDVIVVSKESEYMSSFAPNYKFINGGQTRQESLKNALSLVKSEFVLVSDIARPMIPKELFNKIIEGAKQADCVVPALKIADTAYLGEEAIDRERVKLIQTPQLSRTNLLKQALETDVTYTDDSSAIRAVGGSVWHILGDERARKITTKEDLSRLNLVSPSLEQFVGTGFDVHEFAKGRELWLCGEKLEFELGLKAHSDGDVALHALTDAILGAAGLGDIGELFPDTDANFKDISSMFLLKEAYKKVQSVGFELVNADITIMAEKPKISKFKRKMAENIAVALNLTPNRINVKATTTEKLGFVGRGEGIAVIASASLKYYDWTKI